One window from the genome of Alkalihalobacillus sp. LMS6 encodes:
- the yqfD gene encoding sporulation protein YqfD → MRNGFVNLIGGVVTAELSGPYPEQMLNRCIKQGIHIWDVTVSEVGSVQFKMQLKHVHRMRKFLRKTDLTLCFKEREGLPFLVKKMRVRAGFVTGIVAFIVGFILLSNIVWGYSIEGASPQVEQKLEEAIEELGVKRGEFIFQLPKPNVIQAYVTDRVDEATWIGVRRKGTNYEFEVVEQVRQLEPEILSPRHLVASKKAVIRSMFVEDGTALKHTNDVVEKGDLLVSGFIGVEGNEQTIPAKASVKGEIWYTSTVSMPLTQTYRSLTGDQKNKYHLTVGDVSIPFWNFTAPKYDAHQTFRRESDYSIFGYRLPLQITVDEQRETLLFERTYEKAEAIEVLKNQAKFDLKQDLPDDAQIIGEQVLHETVESDKVSLTIHYQVLEEITQEKPIIQGD, encoded by the coding sequence ATGCGTAATGGGTTTGTCAATCTTATAGGTGGTGTTGTAACAGCAGAATTATCAGGACCTTATCCCGAACAAATGCTAAATCGTTGTATTAAACAGGGGATTCATATTTGGGATGTGACAGTATCGGAAGTGGGTAGTGTTCAATTTAAAATGCAGTTAAAACATGTTCATCGCATGCGGAAATTTCTCAGAAAAACCGATCTTACTTTATGTTTTAAAGAACGAGAAGGGCTGCCTTTTTTGGTTAAAAAAATGCGTGTGCGTGCAGGATTTGTCACTGGTATTGTCGCCTTTATAGTTGGGTTTATACTTCTTTCAAACATCGTTTGGGGGTACTCCATTGAAGGGGCTTCCCCTCAAGTAGAACAAAAGCTGGAAGAAGCCATTGAAGAATTAGGAGTGAAACGAGGGGAGTTCATTTTTCAGCTACCAAAGCCGAACGTTATTCAAGCGTACGTGACAGATCGAGTGGATGAAGCAACTTGGATTGGTGTGCGTCGAAAAGGGACGAACTATGAGTTTGAAGTCGTGGAACAAGTGCGCCAATTAGAGCCAGAAATTTTAAGTCCGAGACATCTTGTTGCCTCAAAAAAAGCTGTTATTCGATCCATGTTTGTAGAAGATGGTACAGCACTAAAACATACGAATGATGTAGTGGAAAAAGGGGACTTGCTTGTTTCAGGTTTTATTGGTGTTGAAGGGAATGAACAAACAATTCCTGCAAAGGCATCAGTAAAAGGTGAAATATGGTATACTTCAACTGTAAGTATGCCTTTAACGCAAACGTATCGCTCATTAACAGGAGATCAAAAAAACAAATACCATTTAACGGTAGGAGATGTTTCGATTCCATTTTGGAATTTTACGGCACCAAAGTATGATGCACATCAAACGTTTAGAAGAGAAAGTGATTATTCTATTTTTGGGTATCGACTGCCACTTCAAATTACGGTTGATGAACAGCGCGAAACGCTACTATTTGAAAGAACTTATGAAAAAGCAGAAGCGATTGAAGTCTTGAAAAACCAAGCCAAATTTGATTTAAAACAGGACTTGCCTGATGATGCACAAATTATTGGCGAACAAGTTTTGCATGAAACAGTTGAAAGTGATAAAGTTTCATTAACGATTCATTACCAAGTTCTAGAAGAGATCACTCAAGAAAAACCAATTATTCAAGGAGACTGA
- a CDS encoding PhoH family protein: MSETSLIQLNLKDAQLAQALYGPNDLHLKRIEEELSIELVTRGEDILITGEKKQIERAAAIIETLITIVEQYTKLSEQDVFYAIQLEKEGKLDELNDLYDENIATTVKGKAIRAKTLGQRHYVSMIKKHDMVFGVGPAGTGKTYLAVVSAVSALKDGKVNRIVLTRPAVEAGESLGFLPGDLKEKVDPYLRPIYDALHDVLGVEHTTRLMERGTIEVAPLAYMRGRTLDDSFVILDEAQNTTEEQIKMFITRLGFGSKMVINGDITQIDLPKGKRSGLQVALRKLKSVKGIGFVYLQASDVVRHVLVQRILYAYEKEEQADEK, encoded by the coding sequence TTGTCAGAAACATCATTGATTCAACTAAACTTAAAAGATGCCCAATTAGCACAAGCACTATATGGACCGAATGATTTACATTTAAAAAGAATTGAAGAAGAATTATCCATTGAGCTTGTTACTCGGGGTGAAGATATTCTCATTACAGGTGAGAAAAAACAAATTGAACGAGCAGCGGCAATTATTGAAACGCTTATTACAATTGTAGAACAGTATACGAAGTTGTCAGAACAAGATGTGTTTTATGCGATCCAACTTGAAAAAGAAGGAAAGCTAGATGAATTAAATGACTTGTATGACGAGAATATTGCTACGACTGTAAAAGGAAAAGCCATCCGTGCAAAGACATTAGGCCAGCGACATTATGTTTCCATGATAAAAAAACATGATATGGTGTTTGGTGTAGGTCCTGCGGGAACAGGAAAAACGTATTTAGCCGTTGTTTCGGCGGTTTCAGCATTAAAGGATGGCAAAGTGAACCGGATTGTTTTAACTCGACCGGCTGTAGAAGCAGGAGAAAGTTTAGGGTTTTTACCAGGAGACCTTAAAGAAAAAGTTGACCCGTATTTACGACCGATTTATGATGCCCTCCACGATGTTTTAGGAGTCGAACATACGACTAGACTAATGGAAAGAGGAACGATCGAAGTTGCTCCTTTAGCTTATATGCGTGGTAGAACACTCGATGATTCATTTGTTATTCTCGATGAAGCGCAAAACACAACGGAAGAGCAAATTAAAATGTTTATTACTAGACTAGGATTCGGTTCAAAAATGGTTATTAATGGAGATATTACACAAATTGATTTACCTAAAGGAAAAAGATCCGGATTACAAGTGGCGCTTCGCAAATTGAAATCAGTAAAGGGTATTGGATTTGTATACCTTCAAGCTTCTGATGTCGTTCGTCATGTGCTTGTTCAGCGCATTCTTTATGCGTATGAAAAGGAAGAGCAAGCTGACGAAAAGTGA
- the yqfC gene encoding sporulation protein YqfC, protein MNRLTNRIKKWVTEQMQLPADVMMDLPRITMIGQLHIYIENHRGVLQFSTTELRLLLKEGQLLVTGDQFVLKTILPEELLLEGRIDKVTFIQKEE, encoded by the coding sequence ATGAATCGTTTAACGAACCGTATAAAAAAATGGGTAACTGAACAAATGCAGCTTCCGGCTGACGTCATGATGGACTTACCTCGAATTACGATGATCGGACAGCTACATATATATATCGAAAACCACCGTGGTGTTTTGCAATTTTCAACGACCGAATTACGGTTGCTTTTAAAAGAAGGTCAACTGCTTGTGACAGGGGATCAATTTGTTTTGAAAACGATTTTACCTGAAGAGCTACTGTTAGAAGGACGAATTGATAAAGTGACGTTCATTCAGAAAGAGGAGTAA